CGCTCGGCGCAGGCGAGTATGCGCTCCCGCGCCCGCTTCGCCTCACGCTGCTTCACCGATGCCATCTGTCGGTGCGTGCTGCGCAGCGTGAAAAAGAAGACGAGGAGCGCCGCGAGTCCCAGTATCGAATAGACGGTAAGCGTTGACCGCTCAAGGAGGTCGCCACGGGAAAGGAAGATGAGGCTCACGGTGATGCCTCCGAAGAAGCCGACGGCGACACGGAGGCTCCAGATCGCCATCGGTTGCACCGGCTCGGGGTTCAAGATATCTATGTTCAGCTTTTTCCTGTGCAGCACCGTCATGAGCATGGTGTTCGCCAGGCCCTGAAAGATCAGCCAGCCGATCATCCCGAACATCACAGTGAACGATATCAGGGTCCAGATGAAACTAGGAGCGGTCTTCTCCCCCGGATCCCACGGGCTCATAACAAACAGCCCGACGATGACGCCGGCCGCTATCGCCAGGGCTTCATGGCTCCGGCGGAGCGTACATCCCGACCGGATGAGGGCGTTGTACTCCTCATCCGATGCCTGGACCACTTTGCGGAAGGCCTCCAGCCTTTTTTTTCTTGCAGGCAGGTTCACACGGTAGGCAAAGGCAACGTAAGCCATCAGCACTCCAGGCAGAGCGAGATTTCGCCAGGCCCCGGTCGGGAGTTCGTCAATCCCGATTGACACCCAGACGATCAGAACGGCGGAGACGTACGGCAAGATCAGCAGGAGTGCGATGAAGAGCGGCCAGGAAAGCCCCAGCCCCGCGACAATCTCGTCCAGCAAGGTCTGATACGGCCCGGCTTCAGCAGGCGCCCTTATGCGCTGCGCAAGGCCGGACCGAGAGAGCCGAGCGATGGTCCACTTTGCCAAAAGGAAAGCCCCCTAGAAAACCGGGCCATTGTATCGCAATCTGGAAGAGCACTACGGGGCCAAGCGCTCCTCACCTTCGCCTCTCTCCTTCCCGGCTTGACTGAAGCCCTCCTGAAGGTACACTGGTAAGGCTCCTTTCCCTTCGCCCATTCCCTTCAAAGGAACCTGCCATGACCACCCTTGCGCCGCCGAACCTGAAGCACAAGAGCGGACTCCTTGTGGACGGGCCCAGCCGCGCCGCCGCCCGCTCCTACCTCCGCTCCGTCGGCTTTAGCGATGACGACTTCAAAAAGCCAATCATCGGCGTGGCCAACACCTGGATCGAGGTCATGCCCTGCAACTTTCACCTCCGCAGGCTTTCGGCAAAGGTGAAAGAAGGCATCCGCGCGGCGGGCGGCGTCCCTGTGGAGTTCAACACCGTCGCCGTCTCCGACGGCATCTCCATGGGCACCGAGGGGATGAAGGCCTCCCTCGTCAGCCGTGAAATCATAGCTGACTCCATCGAGCTCGTCTGCCGCGGCCACCTCTTCGATGCCGTCGTCGCCCTCACCGGCTGCGATAAGACGACACCCGGCGCGGTGATGGCCCTCGCCCGGCTCGATATCCCCGGCATCGTCTACTATGGCGGCTCCATCGCCCCCGGCATCTATCGCGGCAAGGAGATCACGATCCAGGACGTCTTTGAAGGCATCGGCGCCCACGCGGCGGGCAAGATCTCCTACCAAGACCTTCTGGAGATCGAAAAGGCGGCCTGCCCCGGCCCCGGCGCATGCGGCGGCCAGTTCACCGCCAACACCATGGCCACGGCCATAGAGGCGATGGGCATCTCTCCCATGGGCGTGGGCTATATCCCCGCGATGCACCCGGATAAGGACAAGGTCTCCATCGAAGTCGGCAAGCTGGCGGTGGAGTGCCTGAAGAAAGACCTGCGCCCCAGCACAATCATCACCCGCAAGTCCATCGAAAACGCCATCGCCGCCATCGCAGCCACGGGCGGCTCCACCAACGGCGTCCTCCACTTCCTCGCCATCGCCAAGGAGATGGGCATAGAGCTGCATATAGACGACTTCGATGCCGTCAGCAACCGCACGCCCCTCTACGCCGATATGAAGCCCGGCGGCAACTACGTCGCCAACGACCTGCATGAGGCAGGCGGCGTCGCCCTCGTCCTCCAGCGCCTGCTGGATGCCGGTCTCCTTCACAAGAGCGAGATGACCGTCACCGGCAAGACCATCGCGGAGGAGGCGGTCAAAGCCAAGGAGACGCCGGGACAGCCCGTCGTCCGTCCCCTTGGGAACCCCATCAAGAAATCGGGCGGGCTGGTCATCCTTCACGGCAACCTGGCGCCGGAAGGCTGTGTGGTGAAGGTGGCGGGCCACGAGCGGATGAAGCACCGCGGCCCCGCCAAGGTCTTCGACCGGGAGGAAGACGCCTTCGCCGCCGTCCAGGCCAAGAAGATCCAGGCCGGCGATGTAGTGGTCATCCGCTATGAAGGCCCCAAGGGCGGCCCCGGCATGCGCGAGATGCTCGGCGTCACCGCCGCCCTGGTGGGCGAAGGCCTAGGCGAGTCCGTCGCCCTCCTCACGGACGGGCGCTTCTCAGGCGCAACGCGCGGCCTCATGGCCGGCCACGTCGCGCCCGAAGCCGCCGTCGGCGGCCCCATCGCCGCCGTCCGCACCGGCGATATGATCACCTTCGATGTCAACGCCCGCCGCTTGGATGTGGAAATCCCGGAGGCGGAGATGCAATCCCGGTTGAAGGGCTGGATGGCTCCCAAGCCGCGCTACACCAGCGGCGTCATGGCCAAGTACGCCAAGCTCGTCTCCTCGGCCTCCCAGGGCGCCGTCACCGGCTAGGCCGCGCCGCCCTTCGCCGCCGCCACAAAGTCGCGGAAGGCCGTCGCCGCCCGCCGACCCTCTTCGTCCAGCACGCAATAGGCCCCTTCCAGGTGCGTGGCGATCTCCTCCAGGGAAAGGTCCGGCCGCTGCCGCTTCGTGAGCGCGATGCTGTAGACGGGCACGCGCTGCACCGTGCGCCGCCTGCCCTCTTCGCCGCGCCACGCCTTCCCAAGGTGCAGCTGGATCCAGCCGCGCAAGGCGCCGTCCGGCGCATGCGCCGCCAGATCGCCGAACTCCCCCTCCGTCTCAACGGCGGGCGGCCCGATGACGCTATCCTCCGGCAAGCCCAGGCGCCTGGAGAGCCATCGCGAAACGTCCCGCGATTCCAGCAGCTCCGCCACCAGGAGCAGCGCCTGCGCCTCGGCCTTTGTGGAGGCCAGGCTGATCCCGCGCGGATAGGCTCGCCCGCCTGCCCGCAGCCTATTGATGGGGATGCGTTTCCCAGACACTGCTCTAGCCTTTGTTGCGACGTAGGAGCCAGTATACTGAGCGGCGATGGGAGGCGATATGCTCTACCGAGAACTCGGCGGCACAGGCGTCAAGATACCGGAGGTGGGCCTAGGCCTGTGGCAGTACCGCGGCGGCGTCCAGCCGGTCCGCCGAGCCATCGAGCTCGGCGCGAACCTCCTGGACACAGCCGAGGTCTACGGCACTGAGCCTATCACCGGTGAGGCGATGAAAGGCCTCCGCGAAAAGGTCTTCCTCGCCACTAAGGTCTCCGGCGACCACCTGCGCCGCGCCGACCTCCTCAAAGCCTGCGATGCCAGCCTCCGCCGCCTTGGGACAGACGTCATAGACCTCTACCAGCTCCACTGGCCCAACAGCAGCGTCCCCATAGAAGAGACGATGCGCGCCATGGAAGACCTGGCGGATGCCGGGAAGGTCCGCTACATCGGGGTCAGCAACTTCTCCCCCCGGGAGCAGCAGGCGGCCCAGGCCGCCATGCGCAAGCACAAGATCGTCTGCAACCAGGTGCTCTATAGCCTGA
The nucleotide sequence above comes from Chloroflexota bacterium. Encoded proteins:
- the ilvD gene encoding dihydroxy-acid dehydratase, whose protein sequence is MTTLAPPNLKHKSGLLVDGPSRAAARSYLRSVGFSDDDFKKPIIGVANTWIEVMPCNFHLRRLSAKVKEGIRAAGGVPVEFNTVAVSDGISMGTEGMKASLVSREIIADSIELVCRGHLFDAVVALTGCDKTTPGAVMALARLDIPGIVYYGGSIAPGIYRGKEITIQDVFEGIGAHAAGKISYQDLLEIEKAACPGPGACGGQFTANTMATAIEAMGISPMGVGYIPAMHPDKDKVSIEVGKLAVECLKKDLRPSTIITRKSIENAIAAIAATGGSTNGVLHFLAIAKEMGIELHIDDFDAVSNRTPLYADMKPGGNYVANDLHEAGGVALVLQRLLDAGLLHKSEMTVTGKTIAEEAVKAKETPGQPVVRPLGNPIKKSGGLVILHGNLAPEGCVVKVAGHERMKHRGPAKVFDREEDAFAAVQAKKIQAGDVVVIRYEGPKGGPGMREMLGVTAALVGEGLGESVALLTDGRFSGATRGLMAGHVAPEAAVGGPIAAVRTGDMITFDVNARRLDVEIPEAEMQSRLKGWMAPKPRYTSGVMAKYAKLVSSASQGAVTG
- a CDS encoding aldo/keto reductase — its product is MGGDMLYRELGGTGVKIPEVGLGLWQYRGGVQPVRRAIELGANLLDTAEVYGTEPITGEAMKGLREKVFLATKVSGDHLRRADLLKACDASLRRLGTDVIDLYQLHWPNSSVPIEETMRAMEDLADAGKVRYIGVSNFSPREQQAAQAAMRKHKIVCNQVLYSLMDREIERDLIPYCRQTNVTVMAYSPLARGALTKRPLLPRHGPTETLAKIAEETKKTPAQVVLNWCLSRPGVVTIPKSNRVERVEENCGASGWSLTKEQVAALDTAFA